A single genomic interval of Astyanax mexicanus isolate ESR-SI-001 chromosome 4, AstMex3_surface, whole genome shotgun sequence harbors:
- the LOC125801365 gene encoding zinc finger protein 239-like, with translation MKPSPNMEKQQHSVKSLTKQSNLKKHQRIHTGEKPYHCSDCGKSFNQQSHLKLHQRIHTGEKTYCYSDCGKSFTAQNNLKIHQRINTGQKPYWCSDCGKSFTAQHNLKIHQRIHTGEKPYHCADCGKSFTEQCTLKKHQRIHTGEKPYYCSDCGKSFTEKSSLKNHQRIHTGEKPYHCSDCGKNFTEQSALKKHQRIHTGEKPYYCSDCGKSFTQPSNLRQHQRIHTGEKPYCCSDCGRSFNHQSHLKIHQRIHTGEKPYHCSDCGKSFTQQSKLKIHQRIHTGEKPYHCSDCGKSFTQQSKLKKHQRIHIGEKTPS, from the coding sequence atgaagccaagtcccaacatggagaaacagcagcactctgtcaagagtttaactaaacagagtaatctcaaaaaacaccagcgcattcacacaggagagaaaccgtatcactgctcagactgtgggaagagttttaatcaacagagtcatctcaaactgcatcagcgcattcacacaggagagaaaacgtATTGCtactcagactgtgggaagagttttactgcacagaataatctcaaaatacaccagcgcattaaCACAGGACAAAAACCGTATtggtgctcagactgtggaaagagttttactgcacagcataatctcaaaatacaccagcgcattcacacaggagagaaaccgtatcactgcgcagactgtgggaagagttttactgaacagtgtactctcaaaaaacaccagcgcattcacacaggagagaaaccatactactgctcagactgtgggaagagttttactgaaaagagtagtctcaaaaatcaccagcgcattcatacaggagagaaaccgtatcactgctcagactgtgggaagaattttactgaacagagtgccctcaaaaaacaccagcgcattcacacaggagagaaaccgtattattgctcagactgtggaaagagttttactcaaccaAGTAATCTCcgacaacaccagcgcattcacacaggtgagaaaccgtattgctgctcagactgtggaaggagttttaatcatcagagtcatctcaaaatacaccagcgcattcacacaggagagaaaccgtatcactgctcagactgtgggaagagttttactcagcagagtaaactcaaaatacaccagcgcattcacacaggagagaaaccgtatcactgctcagactgtgggaagagttttactcagcagagtaaactcaaaaaacaccagcgcattcacataGGAGAGAAAACTCCATCTTAA